The following proteins come from a genomic window of Papilio machaon chromosome 7, ilPapMach1.1, whole genome shotgun sequence:
- the LOC106715956 gene encoding uncharacterized protein CG5902, with product MSSVCCGTKKQKLNNSYSNNVERPINGYHETVAIPDMCYFCFDVLYCQLHSMDPPQTPNFTNEAYPLFVTWKIGKEHRLRGCIGTFNAMHLHSGLREYAITSALKDSRFSPITREEVPRLSVSVSILQHFEEAEHYLDWKLGKHGIRIEFVSERGTKRTATYLPQVATEQGWDQIQTIDSLLRKGGYKAAITADLRRSIKLTRYQSEEVSASYGDYVSQRC from the exons ATGTCTTCAGTGTGTTGTGGAACcaaaaaacagaaattaaaCAACTCGTACAGTAATAATGTTGAAAGACCTATAAATGGTTACCATGAGACTGTAGCAATTCCTGATATGTGTTACTTTTGTTTCGATGTTTTGTATTGTCAGCTGCATAGTATGGACCCACCACAAACTCCAAACTTTACTAATGAGGCCTA TCCTTTGTTCGTAACATGGAAAATTGGCAAGGAGCACCGTCTTCGGGGTTGCATTGGGACGTTTAATGCAATGCATTTACATTCGG GTCTTCGGGAGTACGCCATAACTAGTGCGTTAAAGGACTCGCGCTTCTCACCCATCACGCGGGAGGAGGTGCCGCGGTTGTCGGTGTCAGTGTCCATCCTGCAGCACTTCGAGGAGGCCGAGCACTACCTGGACTGGAAGCTAGGCAAGCACGGCATCCGCATCGAGTTTGTGAGCGAGCGCGGCACAAAGCGCACAGCCACATACCTACCTCAAGTTGCCACAGAGCAAG GTTGGGACCAAATACAAACGATCGACTCGCTCCTAAGAAAGGGGGGTTACAAGGCGGCGATCACTGCCGACCTGCGGCGCAGCATCAAGCTGACGAGATACCAGTCGGAGGAAGTGTCCGCCTCTTACGGTGATTACGTCAGCCAGCGCTGCTAG
- the LOC106715951 gene encoding remodeling and spacing factor 1 has protein sequence MASDGEISCTTDPNFAVIYSFLKVFGKLYGLEIPTIAKLQELIENTQEVLDPLKELHVRLLRRALKSIQVNRWERALIKFCHQQRYHQEAWEIERFSYKKASTQVKLRILKLLLEYQFTCHPKFKNAVNALSSNELRLDPIGRDKYGCVYWLQIDHEANLCMYKEDQDEETWQLIASNREEFVKIISQLKSGEQVCQPVANEDSSSVDVPTHNEISKTEVEENEEEFLSPESESGNESDETKVEKCKDDITSKEEEPEPPKDDAPKDIVKETVEESNVTTNTVDKVEDKKDNMTINNETDSKKEEEKCESNISEKETDKEETEEQEVGEQIGEEIEEPVMIIKGEGNGEDCESSYFIGEEISEPVMFIYGDGWGWDNDTGNPEALEHEENTELEENSDVDNPSEEVLNGEHENNVQKSNSRVKLNKSAKLKCRLSSVTKRSLRKQSNDNSDVSKSDSKKHCVRNLDKSNGSNSIATSSQRELRRDSSVHEKSTDCESSGKNKTKKIIRKVKKREGMRTLRNNKGIVNSISEPENTRNSKSSIIEKRKSSVSSDHDGNASENAESENVEGEETKVEDTLPPKKIRLESTPESDNVSHSKSENVENIENNDGNTENDKHSITNRKKIKASKGKLKGKKFLQNKIQISEVSKDCDKIDVSDNKTSKALKRSLLNKSMDDKTKSESQSDSEDEEPVKSGKRLKFKPKKIVTKSRKKIEAKIMEKCSSESEDETLYSLGKKSAKKVLKKKPKAKEKEKTTAASTNVTDNDTPVRQSRRIAQMKIKEEADRRHLEEVTLRELKMIHKKKNKEEEEEEWQASASSSEGEARARRSAAWRSDSTGPEPDSDSDEPLFEHHDEPELEAPRSDHEFSPESDLESGEPTEPLKLARTLQQGKDEGFCKRCGSGEQPEWILLCDRCDAGYHASCLTPVLLLVPEGDWFCPPCNHEKLISALEEELVKYDQLVVGVEEERERRRAEHPHSDTEQEHDKLEHDDHKSDDKSDGSGSGSEWSSSSSSGAVYRLRARRQLPVSYRAQEYDRLISSAIKEEYVEPTTSAGNQGRGKDISTIIEAAEEEKMKAEREARDQGEAGEVGEGSQKKQKKKQRRKPRKLNSLDVPSEDDDETDEDFKDTGMESSSEDISSSAERDSRSSDSLPIIRPGRNDKKERTKLEESSPEVKKKKKGVFEDSSSESADIKELPKKPKSRKRGDGRRSKLTQYDAAGNVVRARVTYGGLSDGPGPNDWSPKHRTRQRKINYTEMPNTESEDEMHKSSGKHMADSSDEFRVTDEWENSSSGSERAKRPRGEGGEEGEGGAEEEERRRALCDLVTKTAVVPLEKLPEHVTREKTEQLHQHLLDAQQADLAARTMRGRGGRGGGRGSRGPRGGRGRGGVGGAGGGGGASKSSPSSDDALAKLVGVKIKDLRETGEMPMRPNQVERDRKRQEREAKQAEKEARRLERLQKKEEKEKIKEQRAKEREEKKLARLALQESRRVKREKVEYMPPVPVGAGPGGMRPPPPGSAPPPPHASHDYRERFPATPRLQVRAELRGIAMGDDRMQLMHRPEQAPPREGTLSVAGSPQPFKPAPEEPSLITRMPHMLNHQYRGPMMYSGGAGGSPGYGPRSQNMMYQLHPGMNRAQYPQGYYQHLRAMPPAYPGHPPSPGMHPPATQHRQVPPPPHGAHGPPGSSPHHGPPVSSPHHGPPGSSPHHGPHGPPVSSPLHYGSGPAGPHPHPGSSAIPPGAPGNLHGSPVSSHGAPGASLGSHGPGPGPNHGPIPPNMQGPRPHMPHAGPHPMGPGHMGPRGLHGPHNSSINPHGAVPGPPGLGANGSIGPNPHGPLGSRLHGPPGMLGPPGHGPPGANPLGPRAPEDSSPHRPGPSPLSAMAHSLPPGLAPQGLEGHGPIGPTALPVHRPPFAPGPPGITAAGLQPNSIPDQAAVATRPGSAPRPASTASPGQSPHPPSLTPATSSSPPVSAEPPIQIKAEVKTEPEYRTPPGSPSHRPPSPEPLRNHPKIKHTDNKDRRPRYPLGPYAPQYGPYGPYAPPAAQPPDAAMNLQARPQHPSPLQRIHANMAQYLPALADKPEPFLQHMRLPRPPYPPAPPLHAPHAPPGPRYADLQQRPTAPTPPPQAPQPAPAPAPAPISPEIRKDESPKVAEEEVEGEDSQPSSPPDTKPDFSRIETVNKMEPLKAPEHIKVEAEAEAGAGAGAGAREEGGEFGGLVSYFSSQHEDDLDA, from the exons ATGGCGTCTGATGGAGAAATTTCATGTACGACTGATCCCAATTTTGCTGTTATTTACTCGTTTTTGAAAGTTTTCGGTAAACTGTACGGTTTGGAGATACCTACGATAGCCAAATTGCAAGAACTAATAGAGAATACACAAGAAG tgtTGGATCCGTTAAAGGAGTTGCATGTAAGGTTGTTACGAAGAGCACTCAAGTCTATTCAAGTTAACCGTTGGGAAAGGGCTCTCATAAAGTTTTGTCATCAACAAAGATATCATCAGGAAGCCTGGGAAATTGAGAGATTTTCTTACAAGAAAGCTAGCACTCAGGTTAAATTGAGAATTTTAAAG TTACTCCTCGAATACCAGTTTACATGTCatccaaagtttaaaaatgctGTCAATGCATTATCAAGTAATGAGCTGAGATTAGATCCTATTGGCAGGGATAAATATGGTTGTGTTTACTGGCTGCAGATAGACCATGAAGCCAACCTGTGCATGTACAAAGAAGATCAAGATGAGGAGACATGGCAATTAATTGCTAG CAATAGAGAAGAGTTTGTCAAAATTATAAGTCAATTGAAAAGTGGGGAGCAGGTGTGTCAGCCAGTAGCAAATGAAGATTCTAGCAGTGTTGATGTTCCCACTCATAATGag aTCAGTAAAACAGAAGTTGAGGAAAATGAAGAAGAGTTCTTAAGCCCTGAATCTGAATCTGGCAATGAAAGTGATGAGACCAAAGTGGAGAAATGCAAAGATGATATTACAAGTAAAGAAGAAGAACCAGAACCCCCTAAAGATGATGCCCCAAAAGATATTGTTAAGGAAACAGTTGAAGAAAGTAATGTTACAACAAATACTGTAGATAAAGTTGAAGATAAAAAAGACAATATGACAATAAACAATGAAACTGATAGTAAAAAGGAGGAAGAAAAATGTGAGTCAAATATTTCTGAAAAAGAAACAGATAAAGAAGAAACTGAAGAACAAGAAGTTGGTGAACAAATTGGTGAAGAAATTGAGGAGCCTGTTATGATTATAAAAGGGGAAGGTAATGGAGAGGATTGCGAAAGTTCCTACTTTATTGGTGAAGAGATATCTGAACcagtaatgtttatttatggtGACGGTTGGGGATGGGACAATGATACCGGCAACCCTGAGGCGTTAGAACATGAAGAAAACACTGAATTGGAAGAAAATTCAGATGTAGACAATCCAAGTGAGGAAGTTTTAAATGGAGAGCATGAAAATAATGTGCAGAAATCTAATAGTagggtaaaattaaataaaagtgctaaattaaaatgtagattATCATCAGTTACAAAGAGGTCtttaagaaaacaatcaaacgATAATTCAGATGTATCAAAATCTGATTCTAAAAAACATTGCGTACGAAATTTGGATAAATCAAATGGTTCAAACTCTATAGCCACAAGTAGTCAAAGAGAATTAAGGAGAGATAGCAGTGTTCACGAAAAAAGTACAGATTGTGAAAGCtcaggtaaaaataaaacgaaaaaaatcatcaggaaagttaaaaaaagggaAGGAATGAGGACACTAAGGAATAACAAAGGAATTGTTAACTCAATATCTGAACCTGAAAATACTAGGAATAGTAAATCTAgtattatagaaaaaagaaaaagtagcGTATCATCAGATCATGATGGAAATGCATCAGAGAATGCAGAAAGTGAAAACGTTGAAGGGGAAGAAACTAAAGTTGAGGATACTTTACCGCCCAAAAAGATACGCTTAGAATCAACACCAGAGTCAGATAATGTCTCACATTCCAAAAGCGAAAACGTTGAAAATATCGAAAACAATGACGGTAATACAGAAAACGACAAACATTCAATAacaaatagaaagaaaataaaagcaagTAAGGGTaaattaaaaggtaaaaagtttcttcaaaacaaaatacaaattagtGAGGTAAGTAAGGATTGTGATAAGATAGATGTTAGTGATAATAAGACAAGTAAAGCACTAAAGAGAAGTTTGCTGAATAAATCAATGGACGACAAAACAAAATCTGAATCTCAAAGTGATAGTGAAGATGAAGAACCAGTCAAGAGTGggaaaagattaaaatttaaaccaaaaaaaattgtaactaaaTCAAG aaaaaaaattgaagctAAAATAATGGAAAAATGCTCCAGTGAATCAGAAGATGAAACTTTATATAGTTtag gtaaaaaaTCAGCAAAGAAAGTATTAAAGAAGAAACCTAAGGCGAAGGAAAAAGAGAAGACAACAGCAGCAAGTACAAATGTGACAGATAATGACACTCCTGTGAGACAATCTAGACGGATTGCTCAGATGAAGATAAAAGAGGAAGCGGACAGAAGGCACCTCGAGGAGGTTACATTGAGGGAGCTCAAGATGATACATAAGAAGAAA AATAAGGaagaggaggaggaggagtgGCAGGCGAGCGCCAGCAGCTCGGAGGGCGAAGCCCGGGCGCGGCGTTCGGCCGCCTGGCGCTCAGACTCCACCGGCCCCGAGCCAGACTCCGACTCTGACGAACCTCTGTTTGAACATCACGATGAACCTGAAT TGGAGGCTCCAAGATCGGATCACGAGTTCTCACCAGAGTCGGACTTGGAGAGCGGTGAGCCCACAGAGCCTCTCAAATTAGCGCGTACCTTACAACAAg GCAAGGATGAGGGATTCTGCAAGCGTTGCGGCAGTGGTGAGCAGCCGGAGTGGATCCTGCTGTGTGACCGCTGCGACGCCGGCTACCACGCCAGCTGTCTCACACCTGTACTACTGCTCGTACCTGAGGGTGACTGGTTCTGCCCCCCATGCAACCAC GAGAAATTAATATCGGCGCTGGAAGAGGAGCTGGTGAAGTACGACCAGCTGGTGGTTGGTGTGGAGGAGGAGCGCGAGAGACGGCGCGCGGAGCACCCGCACTCCGACACTGAGCAGGAGCACGACAAGTTGGAACATGACGACCACAAGTCTGATGATAAATCTG ATGGCAGTGGCAGCGGTAGCGAGTGGTCATCATCGTCGTCATCAGGTGCGGTGTACCggctgcgcgcgcgccgccAGCTGCCTGTCAGCTATCGTGCGCAGGAGTACGACCGTCTCATCAGCTCCGCCATCAAG GAGGAATACGTAGAGCCTACGACGAGCGCAGGCAACCAGGGCAGGGGAAAGGACATCTCCACCATTATAGAGGCGGCAGAGGAGGAGAAGATGAAAGCCGAGAGAGAAGCAAGGGATCAg GGTGAAGCTGGGGAGGTAGGGGAGGGGAGCCAGAAGAAGCAGAAGAAGAAGCAGCGTCGCAAGCCACGCAAGCTGAACTCCCTCGACGTACCCTCCGAGGATGACGACGAGACTGATGAAGACTTCAAGGATACTGG CATGGAATCATCATCTGAAgacatatcatcatcagctgaACGAGATTCCAGATCTTCTGACTCATTGCCGATCATACGCCCGGGAAGAAATGATAAGAAAG AACGAACAAAGTTAGAAGAATCGTCTCCTGAAgtgaagaaaaagaagaaaggcGTTTTCGAAGACAGCTCCAGTGAATCTGCTGATATTAAGGAATTGCccaaaaa GCCGAAGTCCCGCAAGCGAGGTGATGGTCGTCGGTCGAAGCTGACACAGTATGATGCGGCTGGCAATGTGGTGCGCGCTAGAGTTACATATGGCGGCCTCAGTGACGGACCTGGACCTAATGACTGGTCACCAAAACATCGCACACGACAACGCAAGATCAACTACACGGAGATGCCAAACACAGAGTCTGAAGAT GAGATGCACAAGTCATCGGGCAAGCACATGGCGGATAGTTCTGACGAGTTCCGCGTCACAGACGAGTGGGAGAACTCCTCCTCTGGCTCTGAGCGCGCCAAGAGGCCGCGTGGAGAGGGAGGGGAGGAGGGCGAGGGTGGCGCGGAGGAGGAGGAGCGCCGGCGTGCCCTCTGCGACCTCGTCACCAAGACGGCAGTGGTGCCGCTGGAGAAGCTGCCCGAACATGTCACACGCGAGAAGACGGAGCAGCTGCACCAACATCTGCTGG ATGCTCAGCAAGCGGACCTCGCGGCGCGTACTATGCGAGGTCGGGGAGGTCGGGGAGGTGGTCGAGGAAGCAG AGGACCACGCGGTGGGCGGGGGCGAGGTGGTGTGGGCGGGGCAGGGGGAGGGGGCGGAGCCAGCAAGTCCTCGCCCTCCAGCGATGATGCGCTTGCTAAACTGGTCGGCGTTAAAATTAAAG ATTTAAGAGAAACTGGAGAAATGCCAATGAGACCGAATCAA GTGGAAAGAGATAGAAAACGACAGGAGCGCGAGGCGAAGCAAGCGGAAAAGGAGGCGCGCCGTTTGGAACGTTTAcagaagaaagaagagaagGAAAAGATAAAAGAGCAGCGGGCTAAAGAGCGAGAGGAGAAGAAACTCGCGCGTCTCGCCCTGCAGGAGAGCAGACGAGTGAAGAGGGAGAAGGTGGAGTACATGCCGCCGGTGCCAGTGGGGGCGGGGCCGGGGGGCATGCGGCCACCCCCACCCGGCTctgccccgcccccgccccacGCCTCACACGACTACAGGGAGAGGTTCCCCGCCACACCTCGGCTGCAG GTGCGAGCGGAGCTGCGGGGCATTGCTATGGGCGACGACCGCATGCAGCTGATGCACCGCCCCGAGCAGGCGCCGCCCAGAGAAG GCACATTGTCTGTGGCGGGGTCCCCGCAGCCGTTCAAGCCGGCGCCGGAGGAGCCCAGCCTCATCACACGCATGCCACACATGCTCAACCACCAGTACAG GGGTCCAATGATGTATTCGGGCGGTGCGGGCGGCTCGCCGGGCTACGGGCCGCGTTCTCAGAACATGATGTACCAGCTTCACCCCGGCATGAACCGCGCTCAGTACCCGCAGGGATACTACCAGCACCTGCGCGCCATGCCGCCCGCCTACCCCGGCCATCCCCCCTCGCCCGGCATGCACCCCCCCGCGACACAGCATCGCCAGGTCCCGCCGCCCCCACACGGCGCCCACGGCCCGCCCGGCTCCTCGCCTCATCACGGTCCACCCGTCTCCTCGCCGCACCACGGTCCACCCGGCTCTTCGCCTCACCACGGCCCTCATGGACCACCGGTTTCCTCTCCTCTGCATTACGGCTCCGGTCCCGCCGGACCCCACCCCCATCCGGGTTCCTCTGCAATACCCCCGGGAGCTCCAGGAAACTTACACGGTTCGCCCGTATCATCCCATGGGGCACCGGGAGCATCGCTCGGTTCCCACGGGCCCGGTCCCGGTCCGAATCATGGACCGATCCCACCGAATATGCAAGGTCCACGTCCTCACATGCCTCATGCCGGACCTCATCCGATGGGTCCCGGTCATATGGGTCCTCGTGGTCTTCATGGACCGCACAATTCGAGCATAAACCCGCACGGCGCGGTCCCCGGTCCGCCAGGCCTCGGTGCTAACGGCTCTATAGGTCCGAACCCTCACGGCCCTCTCGGATCTAGACTTCACGGACCGCCGGGCATGCTCGGTCCCCCGGGTCACGGACCGCCCGGAGCTAATCCACTCGGTCCACGAGCTCCCGAAGACTCGAGCCCGCACAGACCGGGCCCGAGTCCTTTGAGCGCAATGGCTCATAGTCTACCACCCGGATTAGCACCCCAAGGGCTGGAGGGTCACGGTCCAATCGGGCCGACGGCGCTACCCGTTCACAGACCCCCCTTCGCCCCCGGCCCTCCCGGAATTACCGCCGCCGGACTGCAACCAAACTCTATCCCCGATCAGGCCGCGGTGGCGACTCGACCCGGCAGCGCCCCCCGCCCCGCGAGCACCGCCTCCCCCGGCCAGTCGCCACACCCGCCCAGCCTCACTCCGGCGACCTCCTCCAGTCCTCCCGTGTCCGCCGAACCGCCCATACAAATCAAAGCCGAAGTCAAAACCGAACCCGAATACAGAACCCCACCGGGTTCCCCCTCTCATCGTCCCCCGTCGCCGGAGCCCTTGCGGAATCATCCGAAGATCAAGCACACCGACAACAAGGACAGGCGACCGCGATACCCCCTGGGGCCCTACGCGCCGCAGTACGGTCCCTACGGGCCGTACGCTCCGCCTGCCGCGCAGCCCCCGGACGCCGCGATGAACCTGCAGGCGCGGCCGCAGCATCCCTCGCCGCTGCAGCGCATCCACGCCAACATGGCGCAGTACCTGCCCGCGCTCGCAGACAAGCCGGAGCCCTTCCTGCAGCACATGCGGCTGCCGCGACCTCCCTACCCCCCCGCGCCCCCGCTGCATGCCCCGCACGCGCCGCCCGGACCACGCTACGCCGACCTGCAGCAGCGCCCCACCGCACCCACACCTCCCCCGCAAGCCCCGCAGCCCGCACCAgcacccgcacccgcacccATCTCACCAGAAATACGTAAAGACGAATCACCCAAAGTCGCCGAGGAGGAGGTGGAGGGTGAGGACAGTCAGCCGAGCTCGCCGCCCGACACCAAGCCGGACTTCTCGAGGATAGAAACTGTAAATAAGATGGAACCTCTGAAGGCGCCGGAGCACATCAAGGTAGAGGCGGAGGCTgaggcgggggcgggggcgggggccgGCGCGCGGGAGGAGGGCGGCGAGTTCGGAGGTCTCGTCAGCTACTTCTCCAGCCAGCACGAGGACGACCTGGACGCCTAG